A stretch of Rhododendron vialii isolate Sample 1 chromosome 4a, ASM3025357v1 DNA encodes these proteins:
- the LOC131323117 gene encoding UDP-URONIC ACID TRANSPORTER 1-like, with the protein MSSSSSSSSASPSSPLFIAALIALWYSSNIGVLLLNKLLLSNYGFRFPIFLTMCHMSACALLSYFSVAFLKVFPLQQIRSRSQLLRIATLGVVFCASVVGGNISLRYLPVSFNQAVGATTPFFTAVFAYLVTFKREAWVTYAALVPVVTGVMIASGGEPSFHLYGFIMCISATAARAFKSVLQGILLSSEGEKLNSMNLLLYMSPIAVLVLLPATLLMEPDVLEVTLSLGMKHRFMWLLLCINSVAAYLANLSNFLVTKHTSALTLQVLGNAKGAVAVVISILLFKNPVTFIGIGGYTMTVMGVIAYGEAKRRLK; encoded by the exons AtgtcttcctcctcctcctcctcatcagcATCACCGTCCTCGCCCCTCTTCATCGCCGCCCTCATCGCCCTCTGGTACTCCTCCAACATCGGCGTCCTCCTCCTCAACAAGCTCCTCCTCTCCAACTACGGCTTCCGCTTCCCCATCTTCCTCACAATGTGCCACATGTCCGCCTGCGCCCTCCTTAGCTACTTCTCCGTTGCCTTCCTCAAAGTCTTCCCGCTCCAGCAGATCAGGTCCCGCTCCCAGCTCCTTCGAATCGCCACGCTCGGCGTCGTCTTCTGCGCCTCCGTCGTCGGCGGCAACATCTCGCTCAGGTACCTACCCGTCTCCTTCAACCAGGCCGTGGGGGCCACCACGCCCTTCTTCACGGCGGTGTTTGCGTACCTGGTGACGTTCAAGAGGGAGGCTTGGGTTACTTACGCGGCTCTTGTGCCCGTTGTTACCGGGGTTATGATTGCAAGTGGG GGTGAGCCAAGCTTTCACTTGTATGGGTTCATTATGTGCATAAGTGCAACTGCTGCAAGGGCATTCAAGTCAGTTCTCCAGGGTATCCTACTCTCTTCTGAAGG GGAGAAGTTGAACTCCATGAACTTGCTGCTGTATATGTCCCCAATTGCTGTTCTAGTTTTATTGCCTGCAACACTTTTGATGGAGCCAGATGTTTTAGAGGTCACTTTATCGCTTGGAATGAAACATAGGTTCATGTGGCTACTACTTTGCATTAATTCGGTGGCAGCATATTTGGCCAACTTGTCCAACTTCTTGGTGACTAAACACACAAGCGCGCTTACACTTCAG GTACTAGGCAATGCAAAAGGTGCTGTGGCCGTAGTCATCTCCATTCTCTTGTTCAAAAATCCCGTCACTTTTATCGGTATCGGTGGCTACACAATGACTGTTATGGGCGTGATCGCTTATGGAGAAGCCAAGCGGAGATTAAAATGA
- the LOC131321694 gene encoding uncharacterized protein LOC131321694: protein MAASNELHEVLKPFYQRASEAEYRLASLEAALAPKKDAGNEELLKMISELQSELEAVKAEHVSEKKKASEEVKKLHAENAKLQYRITHLVRSLKEADSKLAP from the exons ATGGCGGCATCCAACGAGCTTCATGAAGTCTTAAAACCCTTTTACCAGAGAGCTTCCGAAGCAGAG TACCGCTTGGCAAGCCTTGAAGCAGCCCTTGCTCCTAAGAAAG ATGCTGGAAACGAGGAACTATTGAAGATGATTAGTGAACTACAGTCAGAGCTAGAAGCTGTAAAAGCTGAGCATGTTTCGGAAAAAAAGAAG GCTTCAGAAGAGGTTAAGAAGCTTCATGCAGAAAATGCAAAACTCCAATATCGGATAACCCATCTCGTTCGGTCACTAAAGGAGGCTGATAGCAAGTTGGCTCCCTAG